A genomic stretch from Caulobacter sp. FWC2 includes:
- a CDS encoding MFS transporter: MADVPSPVINPVSTGYRRYALWVLLIIYTLNFLDRQVVNILAEPIKRDLGLADWQLGMMTGLAFAIFYTVLGIPIARLAETRNRPFIIGASVAAWSAFTVLCGFTQNFWQLILARIGVGVGEAGCTPPAHSLITDYVPREKRASAIAFYSIGTPLGTLAGMAMGGLVADAYGWRAAFMVAGAPGVIFALIAAFTLVEPRKKLAAEMAARASSQISFAAALAVLATKKTFWLVALAASIKAFIGYGHAPFTASFFFRNHGPEIAQLASTFGLKSAGFLGLALGLIGGTAGVIGAWLGGVFADRLGARDLRAYVMVPAIASLVTIPIFITAVSLDAPMHAIGFLSINALLATLWYGPVYATAQSIVEPHMRATASAVLLLIINLIGLGLGPVAVGLLSDVLAGHMGLGEAQGVRWALIVSSTLGLVAFGLFWAARKSIREEMVA, encoded by the coding sequence ATGGCGGACGTACCGTCGCCGGTCATCAATCCCGTTTCGACGGGCTATCGCCGTTACGCCCTATGGGTGCTGCTGATCATCTACACCCTGAACTTCCTGGATCGGCAGGTGGTCAACATCCTGGCCGAGCCAATCAAGCGCGACCTTGGCCTGGCCGACTGGCAGCTGGGCATGATGACGGGCCTGGCCTTCGCCATCTTCTACACCGTCCTCGGCATCCCGATCGCCCGCCTCGCCGAGACCAGGAACCGGCCCTTCATCATCGGCGCCTCGGTGGCCGCGTGGAGCGCGTTCACCGTGCTGTGCGGCTTCACCCAGAACTTCTGGCAGCTGATCCTGGCGCGGATCGGCGTGGGCGTCGGCGAGGCCGGCTGCACGCCGCCCGCCCACTCGCTGATCACCGACTACGTGCCGCGCGAGAAGCGGGCCAGCGCCATCGCCTTCTATTCGATCGGCACGCCGCTGGGCACCCTGGCCGGCATGGCCATGGGCGGACTGGTCGCCGACGCCTATGGCTGGCGGGCGGCCTTCATGGTGGCGGGCGCGCCGGGCGTGATCTTCGCCCTGATCGCGGCCTTCACCCTGGTCGAGCCGCGCAAGAAACTGGCCGCCGAGATGGCCGCCCGCGCCAGCTCGCAGATCAGCTTCGCCGCCGCCCTTGCGGTGCTGGCGACCAAGAAGACCTTCTGGCTAGTAGCACTGGCCGCCTCGATCAAGGCCTTCATCGGCTATGGCCACGCGCCGTTCACCGCCTCGTTCTTCTTCCGCAACCACGGGCCGGAAATCGCCCAGTTGGCCTCGACCTTCGGCCTCAAGTCGGCGGGCTTCCTGGGCCTGGCCCTGGGGCTGATCGGCGGCACGGCTGGCGTCATCGGCGCCTGGCTGGGCGGGGTCTTCGCCGATCGCCTGGGGGCCCGCGACCTGCGGGCCTATGTCATGGTGCCGGCCATCGCTTCGCTGGTGACCATTCCCATCTTCATCACCGCCGTTAGCCTGGACGCGCCGATGCACGCGATCGGCTTTCTATCCATCAACGCCCTGCTGGCCACCCTGTGGTACGGCCCCGTCTACGCCACGGCCCAGAGCATCGTCGAACCCCACATGCGGGCCACCGCCTCCGCGGTGCTGCTGCTGATCATCAACCTGATCGGCCTGGGCCTGGGGCCGGTAGCCGTCGGCCTCCTGAGCGACGTGCTGGCCGGCCACATGGGCCTGGGCGAGGCGCAGGGGGTGCGATGGGCTTTGATCGTCTCGTCGACGCTGGGCCTTGTCGCCTTCGGTCTGTTCTGGGCCGCCCGCAAGAGCATCCGCGAGGAGATGGTCGCCTGA